In the genome of Thermocrinis sp., the window CTCCCAAAAGCCAAAAACTTACTCTTGGATTGACGCTTACTACCTCCAAAAGGGAACCCAAATCTACGGTTCGTTGGTTTTTGATGAAGATGGCTATCCTGTTTTTTTAACTGAATCAGTAGAGGAAGAGCTAAAAAGATCCGAAGGAGAAGAATACATAAAATTCTACGCAGGAAATTGGCTTATGGCAAGCGCTTGCGTTGGAGTTTTGAAGGTTTTGGAAGAGCAGGGGCAGAGCTTAGAAAATTTGGTAGAAGAAAAAACCTTAAAGATACCAAAGAGCTTGTGGGAAAAACTACCAAAAATTTACGCAGACTATCTTTTGAAGGATGAAAAGGAAATTGATAAAAGGCTTAAAAAGGCTTATGAGGAATATAAAAATAAAAACCAAAAGCAAAATTACAAAAATACGTTTGATCCTTATAAAATTCTTATATCTCCAAAACTTAGAGATTTTCACAGCAACAGTCCATTTACTAATCCATCGGTAAAGCATATATCTATAAAGGATGAGGATATAGAAGAGTTCATAAAAGATATAAACCAAGTTTCAGAAGAAGTCAAAAAAGCCTTCTTGAAAGCTCGCAACAAACTTATGGAAAAAACTATAGAAACCTCCCAAACTTGCTTTTTCTGTCACGAAAGACAAGCCAAAAACTTTGTAGATGCGACGACTTTTACCCCACTATTTGCAAGTCTTGAGACAGTTAGAAATTTCATATGGGACCCAATGCCCATATGTAAAGAATGTGAATTCCTGCTTTATTTTACGAGCGTTGGATTCTACAAATCAGGCGGAAAGTATATTTTTGTTTATGTTCCCGACGACCTCTTGGAAACTTACAGACTCAATCAGATTTTAAGCATGAAAGAGGAAATAGAACAGAAAAAGCTTGGAAGAGTGTGGGACATAATAGAGCATGTTTTGGGATTAGAAGAGCAAAAAAGCAGTTGGATTTTAGAAAACATCTACTTTGTGGAAATAGAAAAGGTAGGAGATGCAACAGCCAACATATACTCTTTCCACATAAGACCAAATTTAGCTAAAGCCATTCGTCAATTGATTGGTAGTTATCCCGAAAACTTGAAAAATATATTCTTTGAGTTTCTTTTCTACATATACACCGGAAGGTCTCTTTATGAGTTTTTATTTCTTTTGCTGTCAGGATTTATCAGAAAAAACAGTTATAAAAATTTAAAAGCTAACACCATTGAAAGCAGGATAGTGCAAGCAGGCAAGAATTTGAAGTATTTAAGTAAAAATTTGCTTTTCTTTATAAACTTTCAGGAGGTGCTGAACATGAATGAGCAAAAAAATTACACTGATTTGGCCTTTGGGGCAGGAAAAGAACTAAAAGCACTTTACAAAAAGGAACCAAGCACACAGAAAAAGCTTGAGCCACTCACCTACAGACTGCTTGAAGCAATAAGAAGGAAGGACAAAGAGTATTTCACCCAAAACATAATAAGGGCATACCTTGAAGTGGGAAAGGAAATTCCCTATCTCTTTAAGGAAGCTTTGAACGATAAAAACTTTAGCATGATAGCCTATGCCTTTTTGATAGGGCTAAACTCTGAAGAAAAAGCGAAAAATAAAGATGAAAATGGAGAATCTTCAGAGCCTGCTTGAAAAACGCTGGGCAAAGGATGACGGAACAACGATAAGGGAACACACAAACAAACTTTTGGAAAACTTAGAAAAACTTAAGTGCCATTACAAGGAAGAAATAGAAGAACTAATACCAAAAAAGCTTCCATGCGAGCTAAGGGATAGATTTTGGGAGATCTTAGAGCTTGCCTGTGAGTATCACGATTATGGCAAAATTCACTGCAAGTTTCAAGAAAAACTCAAAAACAAAAGCGTAAAACCTATAAAGAATCTTCCGGAGGTAAGGCATAATCTGCTTTCGCCCGCCTTTGTAGATGTAGAGGATGAACGAATCGGAAAAATCGTAAGACTTTTGGTTTTACACCACCATCCTGTGGAGGAAGTGTCAGTAGAAAATGTGGAAAAAGTTTTAAAGGAGGAGTTTGGCTTTGAGAAAAATCCGATAAGCTTTTTGCTAAAAAAAGGGGAGATAGATTATTTGAGGGATGATATTGCAAGGATGTTTAACCTTCCTGAGGAAGAATTGATTAAATACTACCGCCTTTTGAAGGGATTACTTCTTCGCATAGACCACGCCAGCAGTTCAAAGCAAGCACAAGAAGTTGAAGAAATACCTCCGGATGACACGCTAAGTTTCGTGGATGAGTTTTTCAAAGAAAAGAACATCAATCCCAACGAAATGCAAATATTTATAAAAGGGAACAGGGATAAAAACCTCGTGGTTATAGCTCCTACTGGATCGGGCAAAACTGAGGCAGGCTTTATCTATCTTCAAAGAAAAGGCTTTTTTATGTTGCCATACAGAGTTTCTGCCAACGGCATTTACACAAGGGCAGAGGGAATTTTTAAAGATCGTGCAGGACTTTTACACTCAAGTGCATTAAGCTATGTGCTTGAAAAGGATGAACGAAACGAAGACATTCAAAACAACAAAGAAGATGCTATCTTTTTGAACTACTTCCTTTCCTGCAACTTTGCCAAGCCAATAATCGTCTGCACCCCAGACCAGCTTATGCACTTTGTCTTTAGATACAAAGGCTTTGAAAAGTACTATGCCACAGCGCTCTACTCAAGGCTTGTTATTGACGAGTTGCAGTCTTACGACCCAATTACCTTAGCCTTTATAGTAAAAGCTTTGGAAGTGTTAGCTCAAAACGGCGGAAAGTTTTTAGTTATGACAGCCACTTTCCCTGAGTTCCTAAAGGAGAGATTTATATCTATGGGAGTAGAGTTTGAGAAATTTAACCTACAGCAAAAGCCTTACCACAATGTTGAGATCGTGCAAGACAAAATAGACAGCTGGATAGAAAAGATAGTAGAGCTTTCCCAAAAAGCCAAAGTGCTTGTGGTGGTAAATACTGTCAAAAAGGCTATTGAGCTAAAAGGGGAAATTCCCAGCGCTAAGCTTTTACACAGCAGGTTTATGCTCAAAGACAGAAAGCAAAAGGAAATAGAGATAAAGAATTTTTTTGACGGTCAAGAGGGGGGCGTGTGGATCACCACTCAGCTTGCGGAAGTGTCTTTGGACCTTGATGCGGACTACCTTTTTACAGAGCTTTCTACTGCAGACAGTTTGATCCAGCGCATGGGAAGGTGCAACAGAAGAGGGCAAAAATCAACAGAGGAACCAAACGTGTTTGTATTCACAGAAGAATGTTCTGGCATAGGCTCTGTGTATTACAAAGACTTACACCAAAAAATGCAGAAAGAACTTAAGGATGGGCTTTGGTATTGGGAGTTTAAGTGGGAGCTTATGGAAAAGGTGTATTCAGAAAGTGCTTTGAGAAACACAAAGTACTTGGAGAGCTTTAACAAGGCTTACAGCTACATAACAAGCCTTTGGGAGGGAACGGATAGCCTTATAAGGAGTAAAAGTAAAGCGCAGGAGCTTTTTAGGGACATAAACGCAGTGCAAGTAATTCCCAAAAGGTTTGAAAAAGAGGTTCAAGAGCTGGTGCAAAAATGGGAAAAGACAAAGGACAACTTGGTGGAAAGAGTAAAATATCTAAGCCAGATTCTTGAATACAGCTTTTCTCTTCCTGCGTGGTCCTTGAACAAGTTGGAAAAGCAAAAAATTCACGATAAGCTAAGCATCTACTACGTGGAAGGAAACTACGGCGAAGATACAGGCTTTGAGCTAACAAGCTCTGCAGACACTGAACAAGAGGAAAACATCGTATAGTATGGACCTAAGGGAGTTAAAATTTAGAGGCACGCAGGTAGCATACTACGCGGTGTGTCAAAGAAAGCTTTGGCTTTTTACAAAAGGAATAAGCTTTGAAAATGAATCAGAGTATGTCCAACTTGGGAAGCTTTTGGACGAGATTAGCTTTTCGAGAGAAAGGGAAGAAGAGTTTTCCTACGAGCCTGTTAGCATAGATTTTTTCACTACGGAAAAAGGTTTGGCAGTTCATGAAGTAAAGCACTCACCCGCCTTGGAGCCTGCTCATGTACTTCAGGTTAAGTATTACATCTACTACCTTAGGACAAAAGGAATCAAAGTCTCCCACGGGATAATTCACTATCCAAAACAAAAAAGGCTTTTGGAGGTTGAGTTAAGCAAACAGGACGAAGAGCTTATGGGGGAGGTGATAGGTAAGATGGAGAATATACTCAAAAAAGACACACCACCGAAGGTTATAAACAAACCATATTGCAAAAAGTGTGCCTATTGGGAATATTGCTATGGCTGAAATTTACTACATAACCACCAACGGGACCTTAAAGAGAGATGAAAATACTATATTTTTTGAAAACGGGGACATCAAAAAGAAGATACCCGTAGAAAACACTTCTGAGCTTTTCATTTTAGCAGAGGTTAGTACCAATACCAGGTTTTTTAGTTTTTTGTCCCAATACGGGATAACTGCACACTTTTTCAATTATTATGGCTACTATATAGGTAGCTTTTATCCGAGGGAGAAAAATCTATCGGGCTATCTTCTCATAAAGCAAGTGGAACATTACCTTGATAAAGAAAAAAGGCTTTATCTTGCAAAAAGCTTTGTGCTTGGTTCTATAGTAAATTCTGAAAAACTTTACAGGATAGATGTTAGTGAGTATTTGAAAAGACTAAAACAGGCTTTTACCATTGAAGCGGTCATGCAAGTGGAAGGAAGCTTTAAAAAGCTTTGTTACAAAACCCTTGAGAAATTGACAGGTTGGGATTTTGAGACAAGAACAAAAAGACCGCCACAGAACCCTTTGAACGCTTTAATTTCCTTTGGCAACTCTCTGGTTTACGCCAAGGTGCTTGGAGAGATATACCACACTCCCCTGAACTCAACGGTTAGTTATCTGCACGAACCTTCGGAAAAAAGACATTCCTTATGCTTAGATGTGGCAGAGGTCTTTAAACCTATGCTTTCAGAGGGATTAATTCTTGAGCTTATTAAATCGGGCACTATAACAGAAAGGGACTTTCTGGAAGAGGCTGAATATTGCTATCTAAACACCGATGGAAAGAAAAAGTTTTTGAAAGCTTTTGATAATCTTTTGAAATCTACTGTCTATCATCCAAAACTGAAAAGGAATGTATCGTTAAAAACACTGATAAGGCTTGAACTCTACAAGCTAATAAAACATTTAGCAGAAGATGAAACCTATTTACCGTTGGACTACTACAACCTAAAGCAATGAGGGTTGTTCTTTTTTATGACATAGATACCACGGAAAAGGAAGGGCAAAGAAGGCTACAAAGAG includes:
- the cas5b gene encoding type I-B CRISPR-associated protein Cas5b, encoding MQCLRLKLYTPTGIFKNPLSIKGIEVYPLPPYSTIIGLIYSAMGRKREGESFQISIQGDYTAMYRDYVWFRKYNFKDRVLERLPLQVPTLYNLRLLIHIKAEESLLEEMEKAIKEPKELLFLSGGEYPVKVEEVKIVQCEEKEISEKQAVKLNHSAYIPKKILEKVSVDKKGVLFSLSYFYKNSQKPKTYSWIDAYYLQKGTQIYGSLVFDEDGYPVFLTESVEEELKRSEGEEYIKFYAGNWLMASACVGVLKVLEEQGQSLENLVEEKTLKIPKSLWEKLPKIYADYLLKDEKEIDKRLKKAYEEYKNKNQKQNYKNTFDPYKILISPKLRDFHSNSPFTNPSVKHISIKDEDIEEFIKDINQVSEEVKKAFLKARNKLMEKTIETSQTCFFCHERQAKNFVDATTFTPLFASLETVRNFIWDPMPICKECEFLLYFTSVGFYKSGGKYIFVYVPDDLLETYRLNQILSMKEEIEQKKLGRVWDIIEHVLGLEEQKSSWILENIYFVEIEKVGDATANIYSFHIRPNLAKAIRQLIGSYPENLKNIFFEFLFYIYTGRSLYEFLFLLLSGFIRKNSYKNLKANTIESRIVQAGKNLKYLSKNLLFFINFQEVLNMNEQKNYTDLAFGAGKELKALYKKEPSTQKKLEPLTYRLLEAIRRKDKEYFTQNIIRAYLEVGKEIPYLFKEALNDKNFSMIAYAFLIGLNSEEKAKNKDENGESSEPA
- the cas3 gene encoding CRISPR-associated helicase Cas3', translated to MENLQSLLEKRWAKDDGTTIREHTNKLLENLEKLKCHYKEEIEELIPKKLPCELRDRFWEILELACEYHDYGKIHCKFQEKLKNKSVKPIKNLPEVRHNLLSPAFVDVEDERIGKIVRLLVLHHHPVEEVSVENVEKVLKEEFGFEKNPISFLLKKGEIDYLRDDIARMFNLPEEELIKYYRLLKGLLLRIDHASSSKQAQEVEEIPPDDTLSFVDEFFKEKNINPNEMQIFIKGNRDKNLVVIAPTGSGKTEAGFIYLQRKGFFMLPYRVSANGIYTRAEGIFKDRAGLLHSSALSYVLEKDERNEDIQNNKEDAIFLNYFLSCNFAKPIIVCTPDQLMHFVFRYKGFEKYYATALYSRLVIDELQSYDPITLAFIVKALEVLAQNGGKFLVMTATFPEFLKERFISMGVEFEKFNLQQKPYHNVEIVQDKIDSWIEKIVELSQKAKVLVVVNTVKKAIELKGEIPSAKLLHSRFMLKDRKQKEIEIKNFFDGQEGGVWITTQLAEVSLDLDADYLFTELSTADSLIQRMGRCNRRGQKSTEEPNVFVFTEECSGIGSVYYKDLHQKMQKELKDGLWYWEFKWELMEKVYSESALRNTKYLESFNKAYSYITSLWEGTDSLIRSKSKAQELFRDINAVQVIPKRFEKEVQELVQKWEKTKDNLVERVKYLSQILEYSFSLPAWSLNKLEKQKIHDKLSIYYVEGNYGEDTGFELTSSADTEQEENIV
- the cas4 gene encoding CRISPR-associated protein Cas4; the encoded protein is MDLRELKFRGTQVAYYAVCQRKLWLFTKGISFENESEYVQLGKLLDEISFSREREEEFSYEPVSIDFFTTEKGLAVHEVKHSPALEPAHVLQVKYYIYYLRTKGIKVSHGIIHYPKQKRLLEVELSKQDEELMGEVIGKMENILKKDTPPKVINKPYCKKCAYWEYCYG
- the cas1b gene encoding type I-B CRISPR-associated endonuclease Cas1b, with translation MAEIYYITTNGTLKRDENTIFFENGDIKKKIPVENTSELFILAEVSTNTRFFSFLSQYGITAHFFNYYGYYIGSFYPREKNLSGYLLIKQVEHYLDKEKRLYLAKSFVLGSIVNSEKLYRIDVSEYLKRLKQAFTIEAVMQVEGSFKKLCYKTLEKLTGWDFETRTKRPPQNPLNALISFGNSLVYAKVLGEIYHTPLNSTVSYLHEPSEKRHSLCLDVAEVFKPMLSEGLILELIKSGTITERDFLEEAEYCYLNTDGKKKFLKAFDNLLKSTVYHPKLKRNVSLKTLIRLELYKLIKHLAEDETYLPLDYYNLKQ